From a region of the Sulfuriferula plumbiphila genome:
- a CDS encoding cupredoxin domain-containing protein, producing the protein MKKTLSILILAVLPGLALASGEHAGGHDMRGGGHDMSQMSGMEGMSRSGHDGAMGQAGDPAKVSRTIEVTMADTMRFTPDEIKVKAGETVRFFVKNTGKIPHEMVIGTADELKEHAEEMRKMPGMQHAEPNMITLKPGQRGGIVWQFDKAGSVNFACLVPGHMEAGMVGKIEVE; encoded by the coding sequence ATGAAGAAGACACTTTCGATTCTGATTTTGGCGGTATTGCCCGGCCTGGCACTGGCAAGCGGTGAGCATGCTGGCGGTCATGACATGCGGGGGGGTGGGCACGACATGTCGCAGATGTCCGGCATGGAAGGCATGTCCCGCAGCGGACACGATGGCGCCATGGGGCAAGCCGGCGATCCGGCCAAGGTCAGCCGCACCATCGAGGTCACAATGGCTGACACCATGCGATTCACGCCGGACGAGATCAAGGTCAAGGCGGGTGAAACTGTTCGTTTCTTCGTCAAGAACACTGGCAAGATACCCCACGAAATGGTGATCGGAACCGCTGACGAACTCAAGGAGCACGCTGAGGAGATGCGCAAGATGCCCGGCATGCAGCACGCCGAGCCCAACATGATCACGCTGAAGCCCGGCCAGCGTGGTGGCATCGTCTGGCAATTCGACAAGGCAGGCTCCGTTAACTTTGCCTGCCTGGTGCCGGGACATATGGAAGCCGGCATGGTGGGGAAAATCGAAGTCGAATGA